Part of the Candidatus Baltobacteraceae bacterium genome is shown below.
CGGATGCCGGCATGCCGTCGCCCCAACGACGAATCGCCTACGAGGTGACCGCGCAAGAGCTCGCGCGCGTCGCGGTCGCGCACCTCGACCGCGTCGAGGACGGGATCGTCTCGTTCGGACAAGGCTGCGAGGGCGAGCCGCTCCTGCGGGCGATTTCGATCGCGCGCGCCATCGAAGTGATTCGCTCCGAGCGCGAGAACGGAACGATTAATCTCAATACCAACGGCAGCATGCCCGGCGAGTTGCGACGCTGCATCGATGCGGGGCTGCAGGCCGTTCGCGTCAGCTTGAACTCGTTCCGCCCGCAATCCTACGCTGCATATTACCGTCCGATTGGGTACGCAATCGACGACGTGCTGGAGTCGATTCGCGTCGCGTCGGACGCCGGATTGCGCGTCAGCCTCAATCTGCTGACACATCCGGGCGTAACCGACGAGAAGGCCGAACTCGAGGCGATGACCGATTTCCTGGGAGGCGTTCGCGTCGACATGATTCAAACGCGCACCCTCAACATTGATCCGCACCGGTACTTCGAGATGGTCGGCCGTCCGGACAATCCCCTAGGTATGCGCTACGCGTTAGACGCGATGCAGCAGTTCGTGCGCGTCGGCAACTTCACGCACACGCACTAGCATGAAAGCTTGGCAAATCGCCGTCGCCTTAGCAATCGGCGTCTTGGTGGG
Proteins encoded:
- a CDS encoding radical SAM protein; this translates as MNELIPAPPGIVQMILPERRPLLRDCHPERSAAGAKSKGRRIYPLAVALPAGYTRLLLPAYEELPDAPPLPLFGYTFACVVDDELYVGAMKTDESEDWQPRYFAEGELEAIIERRLSRDPENGVLRQVALCSRDYGCFTAQNVFLERGEAALPVSPKCNARCVGCISELEPDAGMPSPQRRIAYEVTAQELARVAVAHLDRVEDGIVSFGQGCEGEPLLRAISIARAIEVIRSERENGTINLNTNGSMPGELRRCIDAGLQAVRVSLNSFRPQSYAAYYRPIGYAIDDVLESIRVASDAGLRVSLNLLTHPGVTDEKAELEAMTDFLGGVRVDMIQTRTLNIDPHRYFEMVGRPDNPLGMRYALDAMQQFVRVGNFTHTH